ATTACAAAGGCATTTCAAGATGTATCAAAATAACTGAACAAATTttattagacaaagtaaaaaattGGTTAAATTCAAACGAATCATACAATAAAACATATAAATTTAAAAGATTGATCGGTCATTCTTCCACTTTAAATAATATAATTAAACAAGGTGAAAATAACAGAAATAAATACCATATTGGAAACAATTTATGTCTTGATgatcattttgaaaacaaaaccacGTTTTATGTTGAAAACgttttgatagaaattttaaatgaaataagaGCCTTCAAACTTATTGAAAATTTGAAactaaataattataaaaacgaaaaaacaaaatcacAGAAGAATtggggaaattaaaaaaaatatattaaacgATAAAATATTTTATCAACATTATGAGATATGTGCGTATAATGAAAAAATCTTAGTAAATCAGAACTTATAGATATGATTTTACAACTTACCAAACCAAAACCTGCACCTAGGTTTAGAAAACCAATCCCAACACTTCATCATAGTGTAAAACAAATGGTTCAAGATTATGAAGAAAACATAATAAAACCACCATTAGAATTTAGAGGTTATTAAAAAGCCTGTTCCATTGCCAAGAACTAAAATAAATCAGActaacaaagctttaaaaggctGCACAGCATCATATGAAATAAGCATTAAAAACGATAAAGACCCGTTAATTCAACTTCAAAGCACAAGAAAAGCAATTGAAATGCATATCGAAaaattttttaatgaaatgaaaggactaaaatttgttgaaactttaGCTATAACATTTGAAAAGCAGTCAGgtgaagaaaaaacaattaaaacagCTTATTTTAACTGTACAACACAAACAATATTAACAAAACGCAAattgaactagctttaaaattatcaaaacaaCAGATATTAAACAAGATTGCTCAATGGATATGAGAGGCTTCCGGATGGTTAATTCAATCAGTTGACAACCAGTACCTCAATATTGTCaaatatcaaccaatgaaaggatcctcatatattaaacttccTCATGAGCTACGAAATAGCgcaaaaggattgataaacCTTCAAAATAATGATAGTGAATGCGTCAGGTGGTGTCATATAAGATATCTTAATAAACAAGATAAATAACCACAAAGGATAAAAAAATCTGACAAACAATACATTAGAAATTTGGACTACACTGGAATTGAATTTCCTGTAACAATCAAGCAATTTAATAAAAtcgagaaacaaaacaaaatcaacatcaatgtatttggttatgaagaaAAGCAACCATACCCTATCTatgtatcaaaagaaaagtatgaagataatatgaatttattattgattaaagaaaatgaaaataaacattatGTACTTACAAAAGACTTAAACAAGTTCACATATAATCAGATGAAGcataaagaaagaaacaaagcaCTTTTGTATGTATTGTCTACAATGCTTTAGTTTTGAAGAAGTTTTAACGAATCAGAAAAAAACATGCCTTCAAATTAATGGGACACAAGCAATTAAAATGCCTGAAAAAGGTTCAACCGTAAATTTCAATAACTTTCATAAACAACTGCCTGTACCATTTGTGATATATGCTGATTTTGAAGCTATTACAGAAAACGTTTTTGGGTTGTCAACCTGATAATAACAAATCGTATACAGAAGCATATCAAAGGCACACAGACTGTTCATATGGCTATAAAGGTGTTTGCTGTTACGATGATAAGTACACAAAACCTATTCAGTTATATAGAGGTGAAAATGCTGTATACAAATTTATGGAAGAAATGCTTGAAGAGGTTAAATACTGTAAGAATGTTGTCACATACAAATTCGACAAGccattaaaaatgacaaaagaagATGTTAAAATTTTCAAGAAAGCTGATGAATGTCATATTTGTAACAAAAAATATAAGGCCAAAGATATAGTAACGGATCATCGTCTTGTCACAGGTAAATACAGAGGTAGTGCTCATCAAGTTTGTAATCTTAATTTCCAACTGACTGATAAGATACCAGTCATCTTTCACAATTTAAGAGGTTATGATAGTCGTTTCATTATGCAAAATATTGGACAAATCGCAAAAAAGTCaaatacaaaaataagaaaggagaagaatgtcaaatgaatattaatgcTATCCCTAATAATATggaaaagtatatggctttcatgcttgaCAATCATCTGACCGTCActgacagttttcaatttatgacTTCAAGTCTCGTTAAACTAGTTAGCAACTTGCCAAAAGAATCATTGAAATACACAGCACAAGAGTTTCAAGATGACAAACTTGATTTGATGGCTAAAAACGGAGTCTATCCTTATGATTATATGAATTCGTTTgataaatttaatgaaacagAACTCCCAAAACGAAAAGACttttacagcattttgaatGATGAGAACATAACAAATGAGGTTTATCAGcatgctcaaaatgtatggaatactttcaacttaaactcaatgGGTGAATATTATGACTTGTATCTCAAATCTGACATTCTGTTGTTGGCTGTGTTTGAAAACTTCAGAAAAACATGCTTAGAATATTATAAATTAGATCCAGCTTATTACTTTAGTAGTCCAGGTTTATCTTGGGATGCTATGTTTAAGATGACGGATATGAAATTGGAATTGATGACTGAcattgatatgtttcaattcattgaaaaaggATTAAGAGGAGGTATATCTTACATAGCCAACCGATATGGTCAAGCAAAGAacaaatacatgaaaacatacGATGAAAAGGCGCCTTTGAAGTACATCATATATCTCGGCGCTAATAATTTATATGGTTGGGCAATGAGTCAATACTTACCTACTGATGGATTTAAATGGTTgacagaaaaacaaattgataaGCTAGACCTAGTTAAATACAcacaaaatagcaaaaaagGGATGATATTAGAGGCTGATCTAGAGTATCAAGAAAAATTGCATAGTTTTCATAATGATAATCCATTAGCAGCTGAAAAGATCAAAGTCACCAAAGATATGTTGTCATCATATTGCCAAAAAATAGCTGATAAATACAAAATATCAACAGGTCTAGTGCATAAACTAATTCCCACCTTAAAAAACAAAGAGAAGTATGTCCTTCATTATAGAAACCTTCAATTATACATTTCTCTTGGATTAAAAGTCACTAAAGTTCATAGAGTACTTGAGTTTGATCAATCTCCATGGCTAAAACAATATATCGACTTCAACACTCAAAAAAGAACCAATGCTAAAAGTGTTTTCAAGAAAGACCTTTTTAAACTTATGAATAACGCTATTTACGGTAAATGCTGTGAAGACTTACGTAAAAGAGTTGATGTGAGGCTCGTCACAGATAagaa
The genomic region above belongs to Montipora capricornis isolate CH-2021 chromosome 8, ASM3666992v2, whole genome shotgun sequence and contains:
- the LOC138013862 gene encoding uncharacterized protein — encoded protein: MEKYMAFMLDNHLTVTDSFQFMTSSLVKLVSNLPKESLKYTAQEFQDDKLDLMAKNGVYPYDYMNSFDKFNETELPKRKDFYSILNDENITNEVYQHAQNVWNTFNLNSMGEYYDLYLKSDILLLAVFENFRKTCLEYYKLDPAYYFSSPGLSWDAMFKMTDMKLELMTDIDMFQFIEKGLRGGISYIANRYGQAKNKYMKTYDEKAPLKYIIYLGANNLYGWAMSQYLPTDGFKWLTEKQIDKLDLVKYTQNSKKGMILEADLEYQEKLHSFHNDNPLAAEKIKVTKDMLSSYCQKIADKYKISTGLVHKLIPTLKNKEKYVLHYRNLQLYISLGLKVTKVHRVLEFDQSPWLKQYIDFNTQKRTNAKSVFKKDLFKLMNNAIYGKCCEDLRKRVDVRLVTDKKKFLKLAVHKIKETLTLNRPTYVGMCILDLSKTLCMIFITITSTISTMIKQNYYSQIQKA